The proteins below come from a single Vanessa tameamea isolate UH-Manoa-2023 chromosome 15, ilVanTame1 primary haplotype, whole genome shotgun sequence genomic window:
- the LOC113402121 gene encoding thioredoxin, mitochondrial — translation MSNVICQGLRSPVRRLAVLSKTKAISTSIVHNETILVKNNDEFVNKVMNNEKPVIVNFHAEWCEPCKILTPKLKELIEPLTNLDLAVVDVEDNAELVHAFEVKAVPAVIAIKNGLIVDKFIGLVDTDMINNLIDRMCGKKKAT, via the exons ATGAGTAATGTTATATGTCAGGGCCTTCGCTCTCCTGTACGAAGGTTAGCAGTATTGAGTAAAACAAAAGCCATATCAACCTCAATAGTACACAATGAAACCATACTAGTCAAGAATAATGATGAGTTTGTTAATAAG GTAATGAATAATGAGAAGCCGGTTATAGTGAATTTCCATGCAGAATGGTGTGAGCCTTGTAAAATACTCACACCGAAACTGAAGGAACTCATCGAGCCCCTCACCAACTTAGATCTGGCTGTCGTAGATGTAGAAGATAATGCTGAACTAGTCCATGCATTTGAA GTAAAGGCGGTGCCAGCTGTTATCGCGATTAAAAACGGCCTCATAGTCGATAAGTTCATTGGCTTGGTTGATACTGATATGATAAATAACCTAATAGACCGGATGTGTGGTAAAAAGAAGGcaacttaa